TCGCTACGTCGGGCGTCGCTACGCTGCTTTCGGCAGTGCGGTCTCGACCAGTGTCACCCAGTAGGAACACCCGACGGGGATCACCTCGTCGTTGAAATCGTACGCCGGGTTGTGGAGTGCCGCGGTGTCGCCGTTGCCGATGAACATGAACGCCCCCGGCCGCTCCTGCAGCATGTAGGCGAAGTCCTCGCCGCCCATCACGGGCGCCTGGGCGCTGTCGACACGGCCGACGCCCGACACCTGTTCGGCAATCGAGACCGCGAACGCGGTTTCCGACGCCGAGTTGACCGTCATGGGATAGCCACGGGTGTAGGTGAGTTGGCCGCGCGCACCGAAGGCCGTCGGCAGGGTTGCCACGAGTTCGGTGATGCGCGCCTCACAGGTCTCGCGCATCTCGGGCACCAAGGTCCGCACGGTGCCCTTCAGCCGTGCCGACTCGGGCAGCACATTGAACGCGTCGCCGTCGGTATCGACCTTGGTTACCGAGACCACGGCCCCCTGGACGGGATCGACCGACCGCGACACCACCGTTTGCATGGCTGTGATCAGCTGCGCGACCACCACCAGGGTATCGACCGCGTTGTGCGGCATGGCGGCGTGGCCACCCTTGCCGGTGATCTCGATCTCAAAGGTGTCGGTCGCCGCCATGATCGGCCCGGGCCGGGTCGAGAAATCGCCAACCGGCAGACCCGGCATGTTGTGCAGACCGTAGACCTGCTGAATCCCGAAACGGCTCATCAGGCCGTCGTCGCACATCTCCTTGCCACCGCCACCGCCCTCCTCGGCCGGCTGGAAAATGACCACTGCCGTGCCGGCGAAGTTGCGCGTCTCGCAGAGGTGCTCCGCGGCACCGAGCAGCATCGCGGTGTGGCCGTCGTGGCCACAGGCGTGCATGACGCCCGGCACCGTGGAGGCGTGGGGCAGTCCGGTGATCTCCGGCAGCGGCAAGGCGTCCAGGTCCGCGCGCAGCCCGATGACGCGGTCGCCGGGCTCGCCGCCCTTGATCACGCCGACCACGCCAGTACGACCGAGGCCCTCGACCACCTCGTCGCAGCCGAATTCGCGTAACTTCTCTGCAACAGAGGCCGCAGTCTTGTGCACCTCGAACAGCAGCTCGGGGTGTTGGTGGTACTCGCGGCGCCACGCGGTGATGGCGTCATGGCGGTCGGCAAGGCGGTTGATGATGGGCATGGGCTCCCCCGGTGCGCGCCGCGGGCTAACCACAGCTATCGCCTCAATTAGACAACGACGGGCGCACACACACAATCTTGCAGCTGCCGGGGAATTGGTGTGTAGTGCGCGATGACCCTTGCCGACCGGCGTGCGTGCCCCACCGGACACACTCTGCCGGCCCAGAGGTAACCAACCACAACGCGCGTGCCGGCAAACCCTGCCCCACCGGGGATGGACAGCCGGACATCACCAAAGGTTCAACACGGAGAATCTCATGCGGAAACACTTTGTACTGACCGCCGCAGCGGCAGCCCTGCTGGCGAACAGCGCCTGGGCCGGGCGCGGCGACGACGGCCACGTCAACATCATTTACTGGCAGGCGGCCTCGATCCTGAACCCGTACCTGTCCGGTGGCACCAAAGACGTCGAGAGCTCCTCGATGATCATCGAACCGCTCGGTCGCTATGACGAAAACGGCAACCTCGTTGCCTGGTTGGCCGAAGAGATTCCGACCGTGGCCAACGGCGGCGTCGCTGAAGACCTGACCAGCATCACCTGGAACCTGAAGAAGGGCATCAAGTGGTCCGACGGCAGCGACTTCACCGCCGACGACGTGGTGTTCACCGCCGAGTACTGCATGGACCCGAACGGCGGCTGCCAGCAGGAAACCAAATTTGCTGACGTCGACAAGGTTGAAGCCCTCGACTCGCACACCGTCAAGATCACCTTCTCGGTCGCCAAGCCGTTTCCCTACGGCCCGTTCACCGGCGGTGAAAGCCCGATCATCCAGAAAGCGCAGTTCATGGACTGCATGGGCCCCAAAGCGCCGACCTGCACCGAGCAGAACTTCGGACCGCACGGCACCGGCCCCTTCCGCGTGACCGAGTTCCGCGCGAACGACGTGATCTCGATGGAAGCCAACCCGCACTACCGCGACCCGGACAAGCCGGCCTTCGCAACGTTGACCTTCAAAGG
The nucleotide sequence above comes from Pseudomonadota bacterium. Encoded proteins:
- a CDS encoding M20 aminoacylase family protein; the protein is MPIINRLADRHDAITAWRREYHQHPELLFEVHKTAASVAEKLREFGCDEVVEGLGRTGVVGVIKGGEPGDRVIGLRADLDALPLPEITGLPHASTVPGVMHACGHDGHTAMLLGAAEHLCETRNFAGTAVVIFQPAEEGGGGGKEMCDDGLMSRFGIQQVYGLHNMPGLPVGDFSTRPGPIMAATDTFEIEITGKGGHAAMPHNAVDTLVVVAQLITAMQTVVSRSVDPVQGAVVSVTKVDTDGDAFNVLPESARLKGTVRTLVPEMRETCEARITELVATLPTAFGARGQLTYTRGYPMTVNSASETAFAVSIAEQVSGVGRVDSAQAPVMGGEDFAYMLQERPGAFMFIGNGDTAALHNPAYDFNDEVIPVGCSYWVTLVETALPKAA